From Dermacentor albipictus isolate Rhodes 1998 colony chromosome 8, USDA_Dalb.pri_finalv2, whole genome shotgun sequence:
GATTGAAAATAACATTAGAAATTTTTGTGGTGTTTTATTTATTGTCGCTTCTGCGGAGCACTTTTTGTTATTCCCGGGCACCACCGCAAGCCTTCGAGCGCGTTGCGTCAACTTCAGACGGAGGAGGAACTGATGTCACCACAGCACACTAAGGTGCCTTACAAGCAGAACACAGCGCCTGAGTTCTTCGAAACTTCGTTGCTGCGGAACCAGCTGGCCCGACTAAACATCGCGTCAGTACGTCATTTCAGAGGCTATCGAATCGACAAGTGAATAAGCCTTGACCAGGTTGTCGAGCCTCGAAGTCGCGGTTCAGAACTGCCACCATTCACTTTCGTCGCTTACGGACACACTGTTCTTACCCTAACATCGCTAGCCTTTCATCTTCACCCTTGACCACGCACGATAAACGCGGCGCTGTCAGCATCATCTCGTCCCGTCGGTTCTCCTCTGCTTCGAGAAACTACGTTGCCACCACTGCTCTGCGCACTGCGTTCAACAGTGTCTCCTCTGTCCCGGACGTGCACCTCGCCGTCACCAGTGCCAGCTGCTTTCTGACTTTCAGCTTCCACGCTTGCCGAAGCCACATCTCGAGTCAGAACGTACGTGTCTTCGTATAACAATGGTGGCTTCGCGCTCATTTCGTGCGACGTCAAGTTAGCTGCGGAAGGCGGACCTGCTCCTTCGTCATTGGCCGCTGCCGACTCGTCCGACCGATTGAGACTGGTGGCGCCCTCTTGAGAGGACGTCTCGTAGTCCAGGAAAGCCAGCGTCGGTTCCCTCAGCTCCCTCATGATGATGTCCCAACACCTGCGCCGGTTCTTGGCCCGGGACACATGCGCGAACAGGTACTTTCCCCTGGCCACCTCGCGCCACCTGTCGTCGAAGAGCGAGTAGTACCGGTTCAGCCTCACGTGACCCACGCGGGCCTTCTTGGCGGCCTCACCCGTCACGTAGACGTCGTCGACGGGCATGAACGGCACCTCGAACGACGCGTTGTAGACGGCCTCCATGACCTTGCTCGCGAAGAGCACCACACTTCCGGAACAGTACCGAGAGAAGACGCTCTTGCGGTACATCTTCTTGGGGATGTACCAGGGGGAGTCCGTGTTCCTCTCGACCATCATATTTGTCCAGACGTAGCAGTGGAAGGCCACGGGCTCCGTCGGCGTGCGACGTTTCAGGTAGGCGACCAGCTTGGTCAGGTTGATGACCATGTCATCGTCCATCTTGACGACGTACCTGGCCGACGGGCAGTTGTCCATGGTCCACTTCATGCCGTACACGTACTTGTACGTCAGGTTCCTGTAGGCGTCCAGGTACGGTAACATCACGAGGTCGCCGTGCTGTTCGGCCTCGTCGAGCACCTTCTGCTGAACGCCCAGGTTGCGAGACAGGCCGACGAAGAAGACGGTGGTCCACGAGTGCTTGGTCGCCATGGCGACGTCCCCTATGGTCTCGCGGAGCAGGCGACGCTTGGCCCAGTTGTTGGGAGCGCTGTGCACGAAGAATACGTGGCTCAGGGGACCACCGATTCGACAGCGGTGCACCACGGAGTAGGCCACCGGAAGGAAGGAGACGTTCTCCACTGGAAAGGGTAGCCGGCCGTAGCCCCTCAGCAGGGCCTCGACGGGTCTCCAGAACAGCAGTTCCAGGGGAACATCACTCGGTCGCGTCGTCGTTCCTTGTCGTCTGTCTAACACGCGATCGGTTGCGGAGAGGCGAAGCACTCCGGGCGGGGAGATGCGCTTCCAGCAGTCCCTCTGCGAGTACCAGTAGGAGACGTTGAACAGTGTGAACGCTGCCAGCGTCGCCAGCAGGGTCCACTGCCGCGTCGCTACTGGCGGGCTCGGCGAGCAGGCACCTGCGAGTGGTTCATACGTCAGGGTGGTCTGCTTGCTCTACGCTTCGCGAACGTGCAATGAGACTTCAGTGCGGTCAGGCGAGGTCCGTGCGTGCAGAAATGCAACCGTGCCACATGCTCCACGACGTGCATGTCACGATGACGTGATCGAATCGCCACGCAAGAGTGCAAGCGTTGGAAGTGCAGCGGAGGCCGGTGCATTATATATACTACCATACCGCCAGGCTTCCGCGGTTTGAGCACCTTGTGATTTGTACGCACGGTCGGCAGACAATGGGCTTAAAAAGCTCGGGCTCGAAATTCTCGCGCTGCGTGCGACCCGAAAACGTGTCCCGGTGCGCGTTGCATGCTCAACGGCAAATTACGTAAGCGGtgacaacgagctatggaaggcgAAAACAAATGCTACATTGGCGGAGTCTGCAGACCAATGGGCTGGATTCCGCGGACTCTTACCGCGCTGATATGGTTCGAGATGAGCACTTGCCTTGACTATGTGGCCTCATTGGATACGATTGGTTGCCAGACACCGCACCTACTGACAAATCTCGCATCCGTTCATACTGCGCTAACGCCTTGAGTGTTCCACTTGTGTCGAACGTGCAGCCATAATGGACACGTGCCAAGTCATTTAATAGCTGGAGAAGCTATAAACGGTCCACTTATTATTGAGCATAGTCTCCTTCTCTCGACAGCTACCGCCGTTGAGCTTGCCGGGCATCTTGTGCGCACGAATAGCCCCTAATAATAAAAGGAGTAAATCCTTTCGTTATTTGAGTGGCTCGAAGACTGTTATTTCACAAGTAGACGCTATTGCGACTTGTACTCAACCTTTCCGGGGGTTCTGCGTGAGCTCAACTACGTCAACACAAAGTAATTGGGGGGGGGAGAATGAGACTGCGTGATTCCGACGTAACTTTGAAGTTCTTGTTGCATAACGCAGTATAGTCAAGTGCACGTGCCCCGAAGTGCATGCAAATACATACACACCAACAACATCTTCTCCCACGTTAGAATGAGAAAACTGTTACAACCTCTAACCAGTGTGCCCACCAACTTCATCTTCTCGCCAACTTTCCAGGCTAACGCCTAACTTTCCTGGGCAACGCAAAACGAAAGCGTACCGGTCTAACCTCTGGTATGGAGAAAATTTTTATAGATGGCAATCTTTACGTCTACCCTAAGAATGGAGAGATTTAGCGAAACCTAGACGTACGTAC
This genomic window contains:
- the LOC139048886 gene encoding N-acetyllactosaminide beta-1,3-N-acetylglucosaminyltransferase 3-like isoform X3; translated protein: MDGGACSPSPPVATRQWTLLATLAAFTLFNVSYWYSQRDCWKRISPPGVLRLSATDRVLDRRQGTTTRPSDVPLELLFWRPVEALLRGYGRLPFPVENVSFLPVAYSVVHRCRIGGPLSHVFFVHSAPNNWAKRRLLRETIGDVAMATKHSWTTVFFVGLSRNLGVQQKVLDEAEQHGDLVMLPYLDAYRNLTYKYVYGMKWTMDNCPSARYVVKMDDDMVINLTKLVAYLKRRTPTEPVAFHCYVWTNMMVERNTDSPWYIPKKMYRKSVFSRYCSGSVVLFASKVMEAVYNASFEVPFMPVDDVYVTGEAAKKARVGHVRLNRYYSLFDDRWREVARGKYLFAHVSRAKNRRRCWDIIMRELREPTLAFLDYETSSQEGATSLNRSDESAAANDEGAGPPSAANLTSHEMSAKPPLLYEDTYVLTRDVASASVEAESQKAAGTGDGEVHVRDRGDTVERSAQSSGGNVVSRSRGEPTGRDDADSAAFIVRGQG
- the LOC139048886 gene encoding N-acetyllactosaminide beta-1,3-N-acetylglucosaminyltransferase 3-like isoform X1, whose translation is MRDLSVGAVSGNQSYPMRPHSQGACSPSPPVATRQWTLLATLAAFTLFNVSYWYSQRDCWKRISPPGVLRLSATDRVLDRRQGTTTRPSDVPLELLFWRPVEALLRGYGRLPFPVENVSFLPVAYSVVHRCRIGGPLSHVFFVHSAPNNWAKRRLLRETIGDVAMATKHSWTTVFFVGLSRNLGVQQKVLDEAEQHGDLVMLPYLDAYRNLTYKYVYGMKWTMDNCPSARYVVKMDDDMVINLTKLVAYLKRRTPTEPVAFHCYVWTNMMVERNTDSPWYIPKKMYRKSVFSRYCSGSVVLFASKVMEAVYNASFEVPFMPVDDVYVTGEAAKKARVGHVRLNRYYSLFDDRWREVARGKYLFAHVSRAKNRRRCWDIIMRELREPTLAFLDYETSSQEGATSLNRSDESAAANDEGAGPPSAANLTSHEMSAKPPLLYEDTYVLTRDVASASVEAESQKAAGTGDGEVHVRDRGDTVERSAQSSGGNVVSRSRGEPTGRDDADSAAFIVRGQG
- the LOC139048886 gene encoding N-acetyllactosaminide beta-1,3-N-acetylglucosaminyltransferase 3-like isoform X2, with the protein product MKLVGTLVRGACSPSPPVATRQWTLLATLAAFTLFNVSYWYSQRDCWKRISPPGVLRLSATDRVLDRRQGTTTRPSDVPLELLFWRPVEALLRGYGRLPFPVENVSFLPVAYSVVHRCRIGGPLSHVFFVHSAPNNWAKRRLLRETIGDVAMATKHSWTTVFFVGLSRNLGVQQKVLDEAEQHGDLVMLPYLDAYRNLTYKYVYGMKWTMDNCPSARYVVKMDDDMVINLTKLVAYLKRRTPTEPVAFHCYVWTNMMVERNTDSPWYIPKKMYRKSVFSRYCSGSVVLFASKVMEAVYNASFEVPFMPVDDVYVTGEAAKKARVGHVRLNRYYSLFDDRWREVARGKYLFAHVSRAKNRRRCWDIIMRELREPTLAFLDYETSSQEGATSLNRSDESAAANDEGAGPPSAANLTSHEMSAKPPLLYEDTYVLTRDVASASVEAESQKAAGTGDGEVHVRDRGDTVERSAQSSGGNVVSRSRGEPTGRDDADSAAFIVRGQG